TAATGTTCCAGCCTGGCAGCGTAATCGCGCATGAGTACCGCCAGCACCGGGGCGCGCTGGCGACGCGGCAGGTCCAGGCCTTCGCTGAAGGTCTCGAAGGCCAGTTCGTAGTGATTGCCGCCGCGATACAGGCCGAACGCCAGCACCACCGGCACCTTGAGCGCGGCGGCGATCAGCCACGGCGAGGTCGGGAACATCGCATTGCGGCCCAGGAACATCGCCGGCAGCGCCGGGTCGCCCTCGCGCGGACGGTCGATCAGCAGCGCCACCAGCGCGCCGGCATCGGTCGCGTCCTTGATCGCCATGACGATCGAGGTCGCGTCCATGCCGGCATCGATGATGTTGGCGGCCAGTTGCGGGTTCAGCGCGCCCAGCAGGTCGGTCATGGCGCGGTTGTGCGCCTTGTCCAGCACCACCTTGACCTGCACGTCCGGGCGCTCGGTGGCCAGCACGCGCAGCGCGTCGAAACTGCCCAGGTGCGAACCGAAGATCAGCACGCCGCGGCCGCGATCCATCTGCGTATGCAGCTGGTCCAGGCCGGTGATGTCCACGCGGAAGCGCTGCATCTGCCCGCACAGCATGTACACCCGGTCCAGGATGGTGGAGGCGAAGGTGTGGATATGCCGGGCCACGTCGCGCAGC
The window above is part of the Xanthomonas cassavae CFBP 4642 genome. Proteins encoded here:
- a CDS encoding acyltransferase, giving the protein MSNHWKQRPEGGGRFALWLIRGIARHAGRAVGRALLYPITLYFLLVRAPERAASRTYLARVLGRKATLRDVARHIHTFASTILDRVYMLCGQMQRFRVDITGLDQLHTQMDRGRGVLIFGSHLGSFDALRVLATERPDVQVKVVLDKAHNRAMTDLLGALNPQLAANIIDAGMDATSIVMAIKDATDAGALVALLIDRPREGDPALPAMFLGRNAMFPTSPWLIAAALKVPVVLAFGLYRGGNHYELAFETFSEGLDLPRRQRAPVLAVLMRDYAARLEHYTRHAPYNWFNFYDFWNTHHADAPHPAVDADTAVQRRTAMRRTA